A genomic segment from Salmo trutta chromosome 38, fSalTru1.1, whole genome shotgun sequence encodes:
- the LOC115178219 gene encoding zinc finger protein 436 — MSSLNYSAHAKEEDVCWTEKQGMWLNIVVKEEEEEKDVTVKGDEEASRVKDEEEITVTMKEENEEEEYETGDLINSRERPDSEEPEPETSEPARRNHCSYCGKSFNQLGDLKKHERIHTGEKPHKCSQCGQCFTWLQNLKQHQIIHTGEKPYQCSQCEKAFTRLAHLKEHKIVHTGEKPFHCSQCEKRFTKLGILKQHERTHTEEKPYHCSQCGKRFSLAKYLKEHEKIHTGEKPGEKLFLCSLCGKSFTQSTHLKSHTRTHTGEKPYQCSVCGKSFSQSSCLKKHKRIHTGEKPYHCSLCGKSFTRLDYLKSHNRTHTVEKPLHTVEMPLHTGEKSSL; from the exons atgagctcactaaacTACTCTGCCCATGCAAAAGAAGAGGATGTCTGCTGGACTGAGAAACAGGGTATGTGGCTTAATAttgtcgtgaaagaagaagaggaagagaaggatgtcACCGTGAAAGGCGATGAAGAAGCTTCCAGAGTGAAAGATGAGGAAGAGATTACTGTCACAATGAAAGAGGAGAACGAGGAAGAAGAGTATGAgactggagatctgattaacagcC gagagagaccagactcagagGAACCAGAGCCAGAGACGTCCGAACCAGCAAGACGAAATCACTGTTCCTACTGTGGAAAGAGCTTTAACCAGTTAGGGGACCTAAAGAAACATGAGAggatacatacaggagagaagcctcacaaatgctcccagtgtggacaGTGTTTTACCTGGTTACAGAATCTAAAACAACATCAAATAATACACACAGGCGAGAAGCCTTACCAATGCTCTCAGTGTGAAAAGGCTTTTACCCGGTTAGCACACCTGAAAGAACATAAAATAGTACACACGGGAGAAAAACCTttccactgctctcagtgtgaaAAGCGGTTTACCAAGTTAGGGATCCTAAAACAGCATGAGAGGACGCACACAGAAGAAAAGCCCTAccattgctcccagtgtggaaagagattttccTTAGCAAAGTACCTGAAGGAGCATGAAAaaatacatacaggagaaaaACCCGGAGAGAAGCTTTTCCTCTGCTCCCTGtgcggaaagagttttacccagtcaaCCCACCTGAAATcccacacaagaacacacacaggggagaagccttatcAATGCTCTGtttgtggaaagagtttttctcAATCAAGTTGTCTGAAaaaacataagagaatacacactggagagaagccttaccactgctccctgtgcggaaagagttttacccggttAGATTACCTGAAATCacataacagaacacacacagtagagaAGCCTTTACACACAGTAGAGATGCCtttacacacaggagagaagtcatcattgtaa
- the LOC115178222 gene encoding zinc finger protein with KRAB and SCAN domains 3-like isoform X1 — protein sequence MSSLSYSPPATEQKLCWMEKEALGLNIVVKEEEDITVKEEEEAFRVKTEEEEAITLKEENDVTVKEEKEPFGVKEEEGIEAVTVEEDFRIKEEEEDVTVQEVNEPFGVKKEEGVEAVTMEEDAFRIKKEEEEAITLKEEEDVTVKEEKEPFGVKEEEEAISINENEDVIMEEPFGVEEEAISKEKDILGVKEDGDEEEEPEDPINTRERPDSYSDSGSTSGEPDPEMPKTVKPHHCSQYGNRFFSSSDLKKHKRTHTAERPFQCSQCGKRFIQSSHLKEHKRIHTGEKPFQCSQCGNSFTRLRDLNRHKRTREALPLFSLWTEF from the exons atgagttcactaagctactcccCCCCTGCTACAGAACAGAAGCTCTGCTGgatggagaaagaagctctgggtcTGAACATTGtcgtaaaagaagaggaggatattacagtgaaagaagaggaagaagcttTCAGAGTGAAAACGGAAGAAGAGGAGGCTATCACATTGAAAGAAGAAAatgatgttacagtgaaagaagagaaagaaccttttggagtgaaagaggaagagggcaTAGAGGCTGTTACAGTGGAAGAAGATTTCAGAataaaagaggaggaagaggatgtaaCAGTCCAAGAAGTGAACGAGCCTTTTGGGGTGAAAAAGGAAGAGGGGGTAGAGGCTGTCACAATGGAAGAGGACGCTTTCAGAAttaaaaaggaggaagaggaggctatcacattgaaagaggaagaggatgttacagtgaaagaagagaaagaaccttttggagtaaaagaggaagaggaggctatctCAATAAATGAAAATGAGGATGTTATAAtggaagaaccttttggagtgGAAGAGGAAGCGATCTCAAAAGAGAAAGACATTTTGGGAGTAAAAGAAGacggagatgaggaggaggagcctGAAGATCCGATTAACACCA gagagagaccagactcttaCTCTGACAGCGGAAGTActtcaggggaaccagacccagagatgCCCAAAACAGTGAAAccacaccactgctcccagtatGGAAATAGATTTTTCTCATCAAGTGACCTCAAAAAGCATAAGAGAACACACACTGCAGAGAGGCCTTtccaatgctctcagtgtggaaagagatttatccAGTCATCACATTTGAAAGAgcataagagaatacacacaggagagaagcctttccaatgctcccagtgtggaaatagTTTTACCCGGTTAAGGGACCTGAATAGGCATAAGAGAAcaagagaagccttaccactgttctcattgtggacagagttttag
- the LOC115178222 gene encoding zinc finger protein with KRAB and SCAN domains 3-like isoform X2 has protein sequence MEKEALGLNIVVKEEEDITVKEEEEAFRVKTEEEEAITLKEENDVTVKEEKEPFGVKEEEGIEAVTVEEDFRIKEEEEDVTVQEVNEPFGVKKEEGVEAVTMEEDAFRIKKEEEEAITLKEEEDVTVKEEKEPFGVKEEEEAISINENEDVIMEEPFGVEEEAISKEKDILGVKEDGDEEEEPEDPINTRERPDSYSDSGSTSGEPDPEMPKTVKPHHCSQYGNRFFSSSDLKKHKRTHTAERPFQCSQCGKRFIQSSHLKEHKRIHTGEKPFQCSQCGNSFTRLRDLNRHKRTREALPLFSLWTEF, from the exons atggagaaagaagctctgggtcTGAACATTGtcgtaaaagaagaggaggatattacagtgaaagaagaggaagaagcttTCAGAGTGAAAACGGAAGAAGAGGAGGCTATCACATTGAAAGAAGAAAatgatgttacagtgaaagaagagaaagaaccttttggagtgaaagaggaagagggcaTAGAGGCTGTTACAGTGGAAGAAGATTTCAGAataaaagaggaggaagaggatgtaaCAGTCCAAGAAGTGAACGAGCCTTTTGGGGTGAAAAAGGAAGAGGGGGTAGAGGCTGTCACAATGGAAGAGGACGCTTTCAGAAttaaaaaggaggaagaggaggctatcacattgaaagaggaagaggatgttacagtgaaagaagagaaagaaccttttggagtaaaagaggaagaggaggctatctCAATAAATGAAAATGAGGATGTTATAAtggaagaaccttttggagtgGAAGAGGAAGCGATCTCAAAAGAGAAAGACATTTTGGGAGTAAAAGAAGacggagatgaggaggaggagcctGAAGATCCGATTAACACCA gagagagaccagactcttaCTCTGACAGCGGAAGTActtcaggggaaccagacccagagatgCCCAAAACAGTGAAAccacaccactgctcccagtatGGAAATAGATTTTTCTCATCAAGTGACCTCAAAAAGCATAAGAGAACACACACTGCAGAGAGGCCTTtccaatgctctcagtgtggaaagagatttatccAGTCATCACATTTGAAAGAgcataagagaatacacacaggagagaagcctttccaatgctcccagtgtggaaatagTTTTACCCGGTTAAGGGACCTGAATAGGCATAAGAGAAcaagagaagccttaccactgttctcattgtggacagagttttag